AGCTAACAAAAAGTATTAAGGCCCGTTTACAGTCATAGGCTTTGCGAGGAACGCAGCGACAAGATTGACGAGGCCCGCAAAGCAGTCGTCGGCCTTCTTCGTAGCCCGGTGCGATGCGTCGGAATGCCTTGAGTGGCAGAAGGAGTTCTCCACCAGATGACGCCATCTGGGATACGCCCGGCCCGATCGGCCTTGGATCGGATGACCGCTGCGGCGCACAGCAGCCCGTCAACGAGACCGCGCCGTAGGCCATGGCGAGCGTGCCGACCACCGCTTGGCAAGAAAGCCCGCCCTATGGCGAACAGAATGAATTCAGTCATTGGCGTCCTCAATTGAAGTACCGCCGTATGGTGCCCTGGATCGGGCAAGGACGCCGGCCCCCTGTAGGCAAAAAAGGTTCGCCCAAAGAAAAAGGGCGGCACCGCTGCCGCCCTTTCTTGGGGTACGTGGGCCTTAGAAATCCATACCGCCCATGCCGCCCATACCACCGCCGCCCATGCCGCCAGGCATGCCGCCGCCAGCCGACTCCTTCTTCGGAGCCTCGGCGATCATGGCTTCGGTGGTGACGAGCAGGCCAGCGACCGAGGCCGCGTCCTGGAGAGCCGTGCGCACGACCTTGACCGGATCGACGATGCCCATGGCGATCATGTCGCCATAGTCGCCGGTCTGGGCATTGTAGCCGAAGGTCGCGCCCTTGTTGTCGAGGATCTTGCCGGCAACGATCGATGCTTCCGCACCGGCGTTGGCCGCGATCTGGCGGGCCGGAGCCTGCAGCGCACGACGCACGATGGCGATGCCGGCCGTCTGATCGGCATTGACGCCGGTGACGGTGATAGCCAGCGAAGCACGCAGGAGTGCTACGCCGCCGCCGGGAACGATACCTTCTTCGACGGCCGCGCGGGTCGCGTTGAGCGCGTCATCGACGCGGTCCTTCTTTTCCTTGACTTCGACTTCCGTCGCGCCACCGACGCGGATCACCGCAACGCCGCCCGCCAGCTTGGCGAGACGTTCCTGCAGCTTCTCCTTGTCGTAGTCGGAAGTGGTCTCCTCGATCTGCTGCTTGATCTGGGCAACGCGGCCCTGGATCTCGGCCTTCTCGCCGGCGCCGTCGACGATGGTGGTGTTCTCCTTGGAGATCGACACCTTCTTGGCGCGGCCGAGCATGTTGAGGCCGACGTTCTCGAGCTTGATGCCGAGGTCTTCGGAAATGACCTGGCCACCGGTGAGGATGGCGATGTCTTCCAGCATGGCCTTGCGACGATCACCGAAGCCCGGCGCCTTGACGGCAGCGATCTTCAGGCCGCCACGCAGCTTGTTGACGACCAGCGTGGCCAGAGCCTCGCCTTCGACGTCTTCCGAGATGATGAGCAGTGGCTTCGAGGTCTGCACGACGGCTTCGAGGACCGGCAGCATGGCCTGCAGGTTGGAAAGCTTCTTCTCGTGCAGAAGGATGTAGGCATCTTCCAGGTCCGCAACCATCTTGTCGGCGTTGGTGACGAAGTAGGGGGAGAGGTAACCGCGGTCGAACTGCATGCCTTCGACAACTTCGAGTTCGGTCTCGGCGGTCTTGGCTTCCTCGACTGTGATGACGCCCTCGTTGCCGACCTTCTGCATCGCTTCCGCGATCATCTTGCCGACCGACTCGTCGCCATTGCCGGCGATCGTGCCGACCTGGGCGACTTCTTCCGAAGTCTTGATCTTCTTGGCGTTCTTGACGAGGTGAGCGACGACTTCGGTGACGGCCAGATCGATGCCGCGCTTCAGGTCCATCGGGTTCATGCCGGCGGCAACGGCCTTGTGGCCTTCCTGGACGATCGACTGCGCCAGAACGGTCGCAGTCGTGGTGCCGTCGCCGGCGATGTCGTTGGTCTTGGACGCGACTTCGCGGATCATCTGCGCGCCCATGTTCTCGAACTTGTCGGAAAGTTCGATTTCCTTGGCGACGGTGACGCCGTCCTTGGTGATGCGCGGGGCGCCGAACGACTTGTCGATGACGACGTTGCGGCCCTTGGGGCCGAGCGTCACCTTCACCGCGTCGGCGAGGATGTTGATACCGCGCAGCATGCGCTCGCGGGCGTCGCGGGAGAATTTTACGTCTTTGGCAGCCATTTTTTACTCCTGGGCATTTCGCCCGAAATTCCGATTGGATGGTGCGGATGAAAGGCGGCGGCGTGTCAGCCGATGATGCCCATGATGTCGGATTCCTTCATGATCAGAAGGTCTTCGCCATTGAGCTTGACTTCGGTGCCCGACCACTTGCCGAACAGGATGCGGTCGCCAGCCTTGACGTCCAGCGGGACGAGCTTGCCAGCTTCGTCACGAGCGCCGGAGCCGACGGCGATGATTTCGCCTTCCTGCGGCTTTTCCTTTGCCGTATCCGGGATGATGATCCCGCCGGCGGTCTTGGATTCGGATTCGACCCGGCGAACGACCACGCGGTCATGAAGCGGGCGGAACTTCGACTTTGCCATTTTTGGATGTCTCCCTGGTACGGATGTTGAATGGTTCTCAGTTGCCGGAGAGCGTTAGCACTCGACCCAAGCGAGTGCTAACGTGGCGGTGAGATAGGCCGTAGGCAGGGACTAGTCAAGACGGAAGGTCGGCCGTCGGACCCATGGGCGGGAATTGGCGCCGATATCAGGCCGCGACCGCGTCCTGGAACGCCTTGGCGAGGTCCGTCTTTTCCCAGGAGAAGCAAGCGTCGCTGCCGGCCTGCGGCCAAATGGCCGTAGGACGAGGTCTGGGCAGATCGGTTTCCGACAACCATATGCTCGTCATGTGAGGGGCACTCGGTCCTACCGAACAGGCAATGGCGGCATTTCACCATCGGCCGTCCGCCAGATCCAGGAATCGAACTCCGGTCGGGATGCGATCAATTCGCCCAGCGTTTCCTCATATGCGCCATCGGAAGAAGGAGGAACGACGTAAAGTCCAACCGTTCGTGGCGGAATTTGCAATATCGCGGCCACGGCCGGCTTATCCGCCGGCAGGTTGTAGCGCAGACTCTTCACGCTGCGCTCTCTTACCCTGGCGAGCGCATCGAGCAACTTCTTTTCATAGGCGGACTCGTAGGGCACCCAATTCTCCGCCACCACCATGACTGCCATTTCCTCGATCACCGCCAGCCCCGCCGGTGTCAACCCAAAGGTGGCAATGGCGATCAAATGCGATGCCTCATCTGCACCCCAGAGAGCCATCTCGTTTTCAAAACGGGTTTGAAGCCGACGATGAAGGCTCTCATCCAGCAAGAACACGAACCCCGGCATGTGCTTGACGATTAACTTGTGGCCGCTGCGAGCCGTGCCGAATTCTTTGACCTCGCCGACAAGGATCATCAGCTTTCTGGGACCGCTCTTCGGGGGCAGCGCGGAAGCAAGCGCCTCTGCGCGCCTTTGCTCGATCACCGTTTTGTCGGCGGACCGGAACGGCTCTGGCACGAACAGGATTTTGCTGAGTGGACCGCCCCTGACCGTCATCTGTCCGGCGGCTTCGACGAGGTGCCGCCGGATATTCCACCAATGGCGCTTACCAGCCCATCGCGACATCCAGACGGTGAGTTCGGCTTCATGCCAAAGGTAATGAAGTAGACTGCGCAGGGACAGTTTCTTCGTGTCCCCGACCACGCTGTCCGAGCCTCCGGCGCCCACAGGAGACGCCGATCGAGCGCCAACTTTCGAAAGACTGAAATCCAGCTTGAGCGCCGCCATCCCGGTCTCTGAATCGACCTGGATCGCGCCGCCCATGAGCATGCCAAGGCCGGAGAGCTCATCTGGCGGCTCGTAGGCCGAGCAGGAGGGATCATGCCCGTCGCCCGAGAGCGGCATTCGCTTGACGATATACTGGTCGCCGACCTGTGCGATGTACATCGCCACACCCGGCTCCTTGCACAGGCAGAGTGGCCGACTCTTGCGCTGGTAGGCATCCGCCAGCACGACCTGCAGGTCAGACGCCGATTCCTCTATGACCTGGTCAGCAATTCTGAATCGTCGCATCTCCATGCTCCGGACGCCGCCGCATCCCCTTGATGCGCATTGATTCATGGTTTCGCGATTGAGGCAACCGCCATTGTTCTCGCCATCGGGCGAATGCGCCGGCGAGGGCGTGGCTTGGCTTATCCCGGTGGTGACCAGCCACTGGGAATACTGGGGCGCGTCTCGCCGCAGGACCGGATTGCGGTTGCGCTGGGGCCGGCCTGCGGCCAGTCCTCACCTTTCGCGCAGATCTCTGACGCAATAGCTGCCGCAGCGACAGCGCTTGTGCCTGGCTTGGCCGGCGCCGGGAGGGAGAGGGTGGAGCGGAATGCTGGCGGCGGGTGAAGGCCGGGAGAGAGGCTCCTGGCACCCGCCGCGGAGCAAGAGCTATGACCCAGATGGAAATTCAGGCGCCGAACCGGATCGGGAACAATGGTTACAAGGTGGATGTCAGCCGCGGCCAGCGCATTGGCCGCGTCTCGTCTGAGTGGTTCAACCGCCCGCCGGACGAGCGATATCTTTCGTTGGCCGATCTCCACAACTCGGTGAAGCAGCGATCCGATCGCAGCCGTACGCGCATCGTCGAAAGCGAGGCAATCCGCGTCGAGGCCAGCCGCGACAATCCCGAGCGCCTGACACTGATGCTGCCGCAGGCAGACACTCCCGTCGCCCCGACCCACTGGAGCTTCGGGCAGCTCGCCGGCCTCGTCGGAGCGCCGGCGAATTACCTGCGCCAGCTTCCGGCGCCGCTCGCCGGCATCAACCTGCAATTCGGCCTCACCTCACATAGGGCCGAACAGGTGAAGACGCTGGAGATCGAGAACGGCCGCCTTGAGCTTCGTGCCGTCACCGGGCCCGACTATGGCAGGATTTTCGACCATGAGCTGGTCGAGGCCGTGCAGAAGATTGCCGGCAA
Above is a genomic segment from Mesorhizobium shangrilense containing:
- the groL gene encoding chaperonin GroEL (60 kDa chaperone family; promotes refolding of misfolded polypeptides especially under stressful conditions; forms two stacked rings of heptamers to form a barrel-shaped 14mer; ends can be capped by GroES; misfolded proteins enter the barrel where they are refolded when GroES binds), which encodes MAAKDVKFSRDARERMLRGINILADAVKVTLGPKGRNVVIDKSFGAPRITKDGVTVAKEIELSDKFENMGAQMIREVASKTNDIAGDGTTTATVLAQSIVQEGHKAVAAGMNPMDLKRGIDLAVTEVVAHLVKNAKKIKTSEEVAQVGTIAGNGDESVGKMIAEAMQKVGNEGVITVEEAKTAETELEVVEGMQFDRGYLSPYFVTNADKMVADLEDAYILLHEKKLSNLQAMLPVLEAVVQTSKPLLIISEDVEGEALATLVVNKLRGGLKIAAVKAPGFGDRRKAMLEDIAILTGGQVISEDLGIKLENVGLNMLGRAKKVSISKENTTIVDGAGEKAEIQGRVAQIKQQIEETTSDYDKEKLQERLAKLAGGVAVIRVGGATEVEVKEKKDRVDDALNATRAAVEEGIVPGGGVALLRASLAITVTGVNADQTAGIAIVRRALQAPARQIAANAGAEASIVAGKILDNKGATFGYNAQTGDYGDMIAMGIVDPVKVVRTALQDAASVAGLLVTTEAMIAEAPKKESAGGGMPGGMGGGGMGGMGGMDF
- the groES gene encoding co-chaperone GroES; the encoded protein is MAKSKFRPLHDRVVVRRVESESKTAGGIIIPDTAKEKPQEGEIIAVGSGARDEAGKLVPLDVKAGDRILFGKWSGTEVKLNGEDLLIMKESDIMGIIG
- a CDS encoding DUF1173 domain-containing protein produces the protein MRRFRIADQVIEESASDLQVVLADAYQRKSRPLCLCKEPGVAMYIAQVGDQYIVKRMPLSGDGHDPSCSAYEPPDELSGLGMLMGGAIQVDSETGMAALKLDFSLSKVGARSASPVGAGGSDSVVGDTKKLSLRSLLHYLWHEAELTVWMSRWAGKRHWWNIRRHLVEAAGQMTVRGGPLSKILFVPEPFRSADKTVIEQRRAEALASALPPKSGPRKLMILVGEVKEFGTARSGHKLIVKHMPGFVFLLDESLHRRLQTRFENEMALWGADEASHLIAIATFGLTPAGLAVIEEMAVMVVAENWVPYESAYEKKLLDALARVRERSVKSLRYNLPADKPAVAAILQIPPRTVGLYVVPPSSDGAYEETLGELIASRPEFDSWIWRTADGEMPPLPVR